Below is a window of Thermoanaerobaculum aquaticum DNA.
TCGCAGGAACGGCTGCTTGCGGATGGCTTGCCGGATTTCTTCCGCCACCTTGGCGGCGGCATCTACGTCCAATCCGGGAAGGATGACCACGAACTCGTCGCCACCGTAGCGCGCCAAAGTCACCCCCGGAAGGCGCACGGTCCTCCGCAAGACGTAGCCCACCTCCTTGAGCACCTGGCTTCCCGCCAGGTGCCCGTGGGTGTCGTTGACGCCCTTGAAGTTGTCCAGGTCCAAAAAAAGCAGCGCCACCCGGCTGCCGGTGGCGTCTGCCCGCTCCAAATCCTCGGCAAGCCGGCGGTGGAAGTGCCGGTCGTTGGCCAGGCCCGTAAGATCGTCCGAGCGGGCCGCTTCCCCGGCGCGGCGGGCGTCCAGGAGGTTTTGCAGAGAAACGGCGGTGTACGCGGCAAAGATGCTCAAAAGGTCCTTATCCCTCTCATCAAAAGGCTGGCCGTCCAGGCGGTTCACCAGCTCCAGCACCCCGCACACCGTGGCGCCCAGGCGGATAGGCACGGCCAAGAGAGTGCGGGTGCGGAAGGCGGCTTTTTCGTCAAAGCGTGGGCAAAAGTTGGGATCGGTGGAAACGTCTTTCACCAGGTAGGGCAGCCCGGTGCGATAGACAAACCCCGCAACCCCCTCCCCCACACCGATGCGCTGGCCCAGAAGGGTGGCCGCCGCAGGGCCAAAGGCGGCAACGAAGTAAAGGTAAGGCGCCCGGCCTTCGGGGGAGCGCTCAAAGGGGTTGTCAAAGAGCAAAGAGCCGGCCTCCGAAGGAACGAAAGCGTTGGCCCGCTGCAGGACCTCCTCGAAAAAGCTGGCCGGCGGCATGACCTCAGGAACGCCGGTATCCCGGCGGTAGCGCTCGATAAACGCTTCCAGCTGGTTTTGCGGCAAAACGTAAACTTGACTGGCTACCTCTTCCACATGCCAAGTCTAGCGCAGGACGGGGAGGCTTTGTTTTCTCGCGCTTAAGCCTTATTCTTTCAGCTAGGGGAAAGCGAGGGTGCTAGCCATGGAGGAGGATCGGGACCGTCGCCGCTTTGTACGTTTTCCAGCGGAGTTTGCGGTTTTGGTCCGCCGCCTGGGACCGGGGGAGACGGAAAACCTGGGCAAGACCGAGGTGGTGGGCCAGGGAGGGTGTCTTTTCATTCACCCCCAGCCGCTGGGGTTGGAGGAAACGGTGGAGCTCCTGATTTCCACCCGGGGCTCGGTGCTTAAGGCCAAGGCAAGGGTGGCTTACGAGAGCCGGCGGGAAGATGGCCGGTACGACATCGGTGTGGAGTTCCTGGCCATGTCCGCGGAGGATCAAGAAAAGCTGCGGCAAGCCCTGCAGGGCAGCGAGCTTACCCCACAGGATTGACATTTGGCGGTGCAGGTCTAAAATACTTGCTGCGGCGCGGGGTGGAGCAGTCCGGTAGCTCGTTGGGCTCATAACCCAAAGGTCGCGGGTTCAAATCCCGCCCCCGCAACCAATTTGTCTCGCTTCGCGAGACTTTTTTGTTTGGTGGCGCTCTTTGGTCTCGGCCAGCTATCTCGCGCGGGGGGCACGGCCACGCTCCCCCGCCCATCCGTGGCCGGCTTGGCCCCCCGTACCCCCACGCTGGCGCCGGCAAAGCCGGACGCCAGCTCCCTATGCCACCCCCCGGCCGACCCCGCCCGCCGAGTGGCAAATCCCGCCCCCGCAACCAATCTGTCTCGCTTCGCGAGACTTTTTTGTTTGGTGGCGCTCCATCTCCAAACTTTAAAGCCGCCGCTCCGTTTGTGGGGCCGCCGCTCCGCGGCGGCTTTGCGCACTGCTTCAAAAAACCCGCGCGGAGCGCGGGTCCCACATTTTCTAGCGCGGGTGCAACGTTTTCTCTTAAATCCCGCGAAGCAATGGCGTTATGGACTTCCAGCCTGGGGAAAGCGTCCCTGGGATTGGTAGCTTACCCGGTGGTGTAATGCCGCCTGCTCTGCCAGGCGCTTATCAGCCAGGCGGCCAATGCAGCAAGCGCAAAGGCTGGGGGTAGCTCGTACATCACCAAATCGGAAAGCCCCGTGACCTTCCAGAGCACCGTCACCGCAAAACCGGTGATGATCCCAGCTAAAGCGCCACCACCGGTGAGCTTTTTGGAAAAGAGCGAGGCGAGAACCACCGGTCCAAACGCCGCACCTAACCCCGACCACGCAAACAGCACGAACCAAAAGACCACGCGAACCTCACCCACGGCCACCAGCACCGCCGCCAAGCCCAGGGCCAGCACCGAGAGACGGCCGGCCAGCACCGAAGCTTTCCCCGATCGTGTCGCACCCAACACCTGCTCCACCAGGTCCCGGGAGGTGGCGGAAGCGGCCACCAAAAGCTGGGAGGAAACCGTGGACATGATCGCCGAGAGGATAGCGGCTAACATCACGCCGGCCACCAGAGGCGGCAGCATGCTCTTGGCCAAAAGCGGGAAGAGCTGCTCGGGATCGCCAGCGGTGGCCAGCTGCGGCATCAACAGCCGGCCGGCCAGGCCCAGAAACCCTGCCCCGTAAAACACCAGCACACCCCAAACCATGGCGATAATTTGGCTTTGGCGGATCTTTTCGTGGGAAGCCGCGGCCATGTAGCGGGTGAGCACGTGGGGTTGGCCGGGGTAGCCAAGTCCTATGCCCAGCATCCCCACCAGGAACGAAACCAGCGCCTTTCCGCTTTTACCGCCCGTGACCGACACCAGGGTAGGGTCCACCTCGGCCAGCTTGCCCAACAGCGGGCCGTATCCACCCACCGCAGCCAGGGCCAGAAGGGGCATGCCCACCAGGGCGCAAACCATGATTAGGCCCTGAAAGAAGTCGGTCCAGGAAACCGCCCTAAACCCGCCGGAAAAGGTGTACAACACGATCACCAAGCCACCGAGAAGGATACCGGTGCGGTAGGGAAGCCCCAGGATGGCTTCCATGGCCTTTCCGGTGGCCGTCATTTGTGCGGCCACGTAACCGGCCAGGGAAAGCAGGATCACCGCCACCGCAGCTACCCGCAAGCTGCGGGCGTGGGAGGGGTAGCGGAAGGCCAGGTAGTCGGGGAGGGTCAGCGCGCCGCTTTGGGCGCTTTCCCGCCGCAAGGCGGGGGCCACCAGGTAGAGGTTCACGAGGTAGCCGACAAGGCAGCCGGGGGCAAACCAAAGCGCGCTTACCCCACCGCTATAGGCCATGCCCACCGCGCCAAGCACCACCCACCCCGATTCCGAAGCCGCGGTGGAGGAGATGGCCGTGACCCAAGCCCCAAGGGAACGACCGGCAAGGAAGAAATCCTCAGGGGAGCGGGTCAGGCGAGCGGCCAGCCAGCCCAAAAGCAAAAGGGCTGCCATGTAGGCGGCAACCACCAGGCCGATGGTGGTATCAGCGCCCATCTTTGCCCCCCTTGAGGTACAAAAGCCAGCTCAAAAGCAAGAAAACCATGGGAACGCCAAGCAGGAAAAGGTGCGTGGCCCACAGGCTCCTCATGGCGCAAAAGGCTATCACGGGCCCTGGGGGTTTGGGGCCTCTTTTTGCGACGGGAAAACCGACGAGCGGAACAGGCCGCTGGGGCGGGCGGCGGCGCGCTCCAAAGCCCCCAGGTCGGGAATCCAGCGCAGTTTCTTCTCCCGAACCCAGCGCTCGAAGAGGCTGGCCACTTCCCCGGCGGAAGCCGGCCTTTTGGCTCGATCCTTGGCCAAAAGACGCATGACCAGCTGGGAAAGCTCAGCGGGAACTTCAGGTTTTGCCTCGCTGGGTGGGGGTGGCTCGTGGGTGAGCGTGCGCTCCAGGGTTTTTACGATGTTGCCCACCGAAAACGGGTGCTGGCCGGTAAGGCAAAGGTAGAGGGTCACCCCCAGGGCAAAGAGGTCCCCCTTTTCGTCGTACGGCTGGCCCCGCACACACTCGGGGGCCAAAAAGCCCGGAGTTCCAAAGATCTCCCCG
It encodes the following:
- a CDS encoding sensor domain-containing diguanylate cyclase; amino-acid sequence: MEEVASQVYVLPQNQLEAFIERYRRDTGVPEVMPPASFFEEVLQRANAFVPSEAGSLLFDNPFERSPEGRAPYLYFVAAFGPAAATLLGQRIGVGEGVAGFVYRTGLPYLVKDVSTDPNFCPRFDEKAAFRTRTLLAVPIRLGATVCGVLELVNRLDGQPFDERDKDLLSIFAAYTAVSLQNLLDARRAGEAARSDDLTGLANDRHFHRRLAEDLERADATGSRVALLFLDLDNFKGVNDTHGHLAGSQVLKEVGYVLRRTVRLPGVTLARYGGDEFVVILPGLDVDAAAKVAEEIRQAIRKQPFLRGRFSWAPGPVEFQGPLTCSVGVAVYPDHVPREGSSDQKRNLLLRMADQAMYLAKNSGKDKVVVARL
- a CDS encoding sodium/proline symporter yields the protein MGADTTIGLVVAAYMAALLLLGWLAARLTRSPEDFFLAGRSLGAWVTAISSTAASESGWVVLGAVGMAYSGGVSALWFAPGCLVGYLVNLYLVAPALRRESAQSGALTLPDYLAFRYPSHARSLRVAAVAVILLSLAGYVAAQMTATGKAMEAILGLPYRTGILLGGLVIVLYTFSGGFRAVSWTDFFQGLIMVCALVGMPLLALAAVGGYGPLLGKLAEVDPTLVSVTGGKSGKALVSFLVGMLGIGLGYPGQPHVLTRYMAAASHEKIRQSQIIAMVWGVLVFYGAGFLGLAGRLLMPQLATAGDPEQLFPLLAKSMLPPLVAGVMLAAILSAIMSTVSSQLLVAASATSRDLVEQVLGATRSGKASVLAGRLSVLALGLAAVLVAVGEVRVVFWFVLFAWSGLGAAFGPVVLASLFSKKLTGGGALAGIITGFAVTVLWKVTGLSDLVMYELPPAFALAALAAWLISAWQSRRHYTTG
- a CDS encoding PilZ domain-containing protein, with the translated sequence MEEDRDRRRFVRFPAEFAVLVRRLGPGETENLGKTEVVGQGGCLFIHPQPLGLEETVELLISTRGSVLKAKARVAYESRREDGRYDIGVEFLAMSAEDQEKLRQALQGSELTPQD